Proteins found in one Anoplolepis gracilipes chromosome 7, ASM4749672v1, whole genome shotgun sequence genomic segment:
- the Fzy gene encoding cell division cycle protein 20 homolog isoform X1: MSHLRFMKELNNLTRMDEAIKGPTPRWQKKCMETSNLSIDISLNSSKRAVSSSFTSSASGKTPTKRNEGKTKKTPSKGTKKSPSKTISIRNKDRLRVSNHFNNKTGRVTPAKTPNGGDRFIPSRSTTNFELSHYKILQQQNAEQNGDKANNTSPSKREMQRLMGENLHGGDINNIRVLSYQIKAPEPPEGYQNPLKVLYSQTKTPASVRASTRYIPQAADRILDAPEIIDDYYLNLVDWSNSNILAVGLGANVYLWNAGTGTIEQLFELDANDYVCSVAWIQEGPCLAVGTTEGNTELWDCSQMRRMRVMNGHTSRVGSLAWNSHILTSGSRLGKIVHHDVRQRDHLISTINAHAQEVCGLKWSPDGQYLASGGNDNMLQIWPSTSLAGRNHHQPIHSFNQHQAAVKALAWCPWQSNVLASGGGTADRTIRFWNVNTGACLSSVDTKSQVCALLWSTNYKEIVSGHGYAQNQLTIWKYPSMTKVTDLIGHTSRVLHLAMSPDGTTVLSAGADETLRLWKCFQMDPQKKKEPSDIKSVASRLKQSIR, encoded by the exons atgtcaCATCTAAGATTTATGAAGGAACTTAATAATCTGACTCGTATGGACGAAGCTATCAAGGGCCCAACACCTCGATGGCAGAAGAAATGCATGGAAACGTCGAATTTAAG TATTGATATTAGTTTGAATTCATCAAAGAGAGCTGTAAGTAGTTCTTTCACGAGTAGTGCATCAGGAAAAACTCCAACAAAAAGGAACGAAGGCAAGACCAAAAAAACTCCCTCTAAAGGCACAAAGAAATCTCCAAGTAAGACAATATCAATACGCAACAAAGATAGATTAAGAGtttcaaatcattttaataataaaacaggtCGTGTCACCCCAGCTAAAACACCCAATGGTGGTGATAGATTTATTCCTTCGAGATCTACAACCAATTTTGAATTGAGTCATTATAAG atTCTTCAGCAACAGAATGCAGAACAGAACGGAGATAAAGCAAACAATACGAGTCCTTCAAAGCGAGAGATGCAGCGTCTCATGGGAGAGAATCTTCATGGTGgtgacataaataatataagagtcTTATCGTATCAGATCAAAGCACCCGAACCACCAGAGGGATATCAAAATCCTCTCAAAGTTTTGTATAGTCAAACTAAAACACCAGCTAGTGTTAGAGCTTCCACAAGATATATTCCGCAAGCTGCTGACAGGATATTAGATGCGCCAGAAATCATTGATGATTATT atttaaatttggTGGACTGGTCAAATTCTAATATCTTGGCTGTGGGATTGGGTGCTAATGTATACTTATGGAATGCTGGGACAGGAACCATAGAACAATTATTCGAATTGGATGCGAACGACTATGTATGTTCCGTCGCGTGGATTCAGGAAGGTCCATGTCTAGCAGTGGGTACCACGGAAGGAAATACAGAATTATGGGATTGTAGTCAAATGAGAAGAATGCGCGTTATGAACGGACACACATCGAGAGTCGGTTCTCTTGCTTGGAACTCTCACATATTGACAAGTGGCTCTAG attaggTAAAATAGTGCATCACGATGTCAGACAACGGGATCATTTGATCTCGACTATAAACGCACATGCTCAGGAAGTATGCGGCTTAAAATGGTCACCCGACGGACAATATTTGGCCAGTGGTGGTAATGACAACATGTTGCAAATCTGGCCGTCGACCTCTCTCGCCGGGCGAAATCATCATCAACCTATTCATTCGTTTAATCAGCATCAGGCTGCTGTAAAGGCACTTGCTTGGTGCCCCTGGCAGAGCAACGTACTCGCAAGCGGTGGCGGCACCGCTGACCGAACTATTAGATTTTGGAATGTCAACACAG gtGCTTGTTTAAGTAGTGTAGACACAAAATCTCAGGTTTGTGCTCTATTATGGTCCACAAATTACAAAGAGATTGTCTCAGGGCATGGATATGCACAAAATCAATTGACAATATGGAAATATCCGTCGATGACAAAAGTCACAGACCTTATAGGGCATACCAGTCGCGTTTTACACTTGGCCATGTCTCCGGACGGAACCACGGTACTTAGTGCCGGTGCTGATGAAACACTGAGATTATGGAAATGTTTCCAAATGGATCcacagaaaaagaaagaacctAGTGACATAAAATCAGTCGCGTCCAGACTTAAGCAATCGATTCGATAA
- the Fzy gene encoding cell division cycle protein 20 homolog isoform X2 codes for MSHLRFMKELNNLTRMDEAIKGPTPRWQKKCMETSNLSIDISLNSSKRAVSSSFTSSASGKTPTKRNEGKTKKTPSKGTKKSPSRVTPAKTPNGGDRFIPSRSTTNFELSHYKILQQQNAEQNGDKANNTSPSKREMQRLMGENLHGGDINNIRVLSYQIKAPEPPEGYQNPLKVLYSQTKTPASVRASTRYIPQAADRILDAPEIIDDYYLNLVDWSNSNILAVGLGANVYLWNAGTGTIEQLFELDANDYVCSVAWIQEGPCLAVGTTEGNTELWDCSQMRRMRVMNGHTSRVGSLAWNSHILTSGSRLGKIVHHDVRQRDHLISTINAHAQEVCGLKWSPDGQYLASGGNDNMLQIWPSTSLAGRNHHQPIHSFNQHQAAVKALAWCPWQSNVLASGGGTADRTIRFWNVNTGACLSSVDTKSQVCALLWSTNYKEIVSGHGYAQNQLTIWKYPSMTKVTDLIGHTSRVLHLAMSPDGTTVLSAGADETLRLWKCFQMDPQKKKEPSDIKSVASRLKQSIR; via the exons atgtcaCATCTAAGATTTATGAAGGAACTTAATAATCTGACTCGTATGGACGAAGCTATCAAGGGCCCAACACCTCGATGGCAGAAGAAATGCATGGAAACGTCGAATTTAAG TATTGATATTAGTTTGAATTCATCAAAGAGAGCTGTAAGTAGTTCTTTCACGAGTAGTGCATCAGGAAAAACTCCAACAAAAAGGAACGAAGGCAAGACCAAAAAAACTCCCTCTAAAGGCACAAAGAAATCTCCAA gtCGTGTCACCCCAGCTAAAACACCCAATGGTGGTGATAGATTTATTCCTTCGAGATCTACAACCAATTTTGAATTGAGTCATTATAAG atTCTTCAGCAACAGAATGCAGAACAGAACGGAGATAAAGCAAACAATACGAGTCCTTCAAAGCGAGAGATGCAGCGTCTCATGGGAGAGAATCTTCATGGTGgtgacataaataatataagagtcTTATCGTATCAGATCAAAGCACCCGAACCACCAGAGGGATATCAAAATCCTCTCAAAGTTTTGTATAGTCAAACTAAAACACCAGCTAGTGTTAGAGCTTCCACAAGATATATTCCGCAAGCTGCTGACAGGATATTAGATGCGCCAGAAATCATTGATGATTATT atttaaatttggTGGACTGGTCAAATTCTAATATCTTGGCTGTGGGATTGGGTGCTAATGTATACTTATGGAATGCTGGGACAGGAACCATAGAACAATTATTCGAATTGGATGCGAACGACTATGTATGTTCCGTCGCGTGGATTCAGGAAGGTCCATGTCTAGCAGTGGGTACCACGGAAGGAAATACAGAATTATGGGATTGTAGTCAAATGAGAAGAATGCGCGTTATGAACGGACACACATCGAGAGTCGGTTCTCTTGCTTGGAACTCTCACATATTGACAAGTGGCTCTAG attaggTAAAATAGTGCATCACGATGTCAGACAACGGGATCATTTGATCTCGACTATAAACGCACATGCTCAGGAAGTATGCGGCTTAAAATGGTCACCCGACGGACAATATTTGGCCAGTGGTGGTAATGACAACATGTTGCAAATCTGGCCGTCGACCTCTCTCGCCGGGCGAAATCATCATCAACCTATTCATTCGTTTAATCAGCATCAGGCTGCTGTAAAGGCACTTGCTTGGTGCCCCTGGCAGAGCAACGTACTCGCAAGCGGTGGCGGCACCGCTGACCGAACTATTAGATTTTGGAATGTCAACACAG gtGCTTGTTTAAGTAGTGTAGACACAAAATCTCAGGTTTGTGCTCTATTATGGTCCACAAATTACAAAGAGATTGTCTCAGGGCATGGATATGCACAAAATCAATTGACAATATGGAAATATCCGTCGATGACAAAAGTCACAGACCTTATAGGGCATACCAGTCGCGTTTTACACTTGGCCATGTCTCCGGACGGAACCACGGTACTTAGTGCCGGTGCTGATGAAACACTGAGATTATGGAAATGTTTCCAAATGGATCcacagaaaaagaaagaacctAGTGACATAAAATCAGTCGCGTCCAGACTTAAGCAATCGATTCGATAA
- the LOC140667557 gene encoding uncharacterized protein isoform X1 — protein sequence MTDLFDIANLITAVGVDGVKIKSEPGIPEKSSNEILTELFSTFDAPDDGVGSAENSDQQVPNGNVKSAKLDKLQAKKKKKKHKHKEKKHKKRSKHDSSDSNSDVEGLKKKKKHKKKSKRRRESTESKSSDSGQTKVKLTKLDDDNLGTIRDSESKLFDILSEKDSMNVVIELEDQLCINKDLDIIDKIVDGTTSPLLPPISKKLDDECDEPIIPKVLEKPKQSSQGKILIKDLKNSTVYNETVKEIEDKQKAKAARMEDGELSDSSSDDNRTPTLSPTPPQGRSPSFSPSRVRIKNKMFSPSRRSISSKTDLRLVLREKEKKRSVKDRDSKRSRSCHSQDRKRSRSRTRQDSRRSRSGGREKQRGRSRERRDSDKSYERRDSGKSRERRRHRSRSENRSRDKHTRGRSRSRERKERIEIDKKKLLEIARRNAINMIKQGTLPLAQQDKAIAAIQSGGKTVDELTDFCKSLSKSEALGELSSISSEGEESESEKGFHHPFLLKERPSSIIMNIRVSINDAKQLPTKTFQEKTAETSNQLRLQFPVSSGQHHRRSENEWVPVTPKKPEPKKVPASTTNEPPAIMPPPPVSEQHPLQPLQPVFPSIKKNVDIGSIVSERLAAMRKLTENPNDVGALNAMHRAQNEMRTWAESKQIPGQFTGSTGVKVLTPAELSSGYQAWARKDQLVSAQPVSGGMGMALLRKMGWRPGEGLGKNKEGALEPLQLEVKLDKRGLVSEQDIGQKIGKAVKPVVPAVKTLEGKHPVSLLGEYCSKKKLGAPVYELCFECGPDHRKNFLFKVKVNGIEYKPSVASPNKKQAKAEAAQICLQSLGLLPS from the exons ATGACAGATTTATTTGACATCGCCAACCTTATTACAGCCGTCGGTGTCGACGGCGTTAAGATCAAGTCAGAGCCTGGAATACCCGAGAAGTCGTCCAACGAGATTCTGACGGAGCTCTTCAGCACTTTCGATGCACCAGACGACGGTGTCGGGTCGGCCGAGAACAGCGATCAGCAAGTACCGAATGGCAACGTCAAGTCTGCCAAGTTGGATAAGCTTCaagcgaaaaagaaaaagaagaaacacaAGCATAAGGAGAAGAAGCACAAGAAGAGATCGAAGCACGACTCCTCGGACAGTAACAGTGATGTAGaag GCctcaagaagaagaagaaacatAAGAAGAAATCCAAACGAAGACGCGAATCTACTGAAAGTAAATCATCAGACTCGGGTCAGACTAaagtcaaactgacaaaatTGGACGATGACAATCTTGGAACTATAAGAGACAGTGAATCAAAGTTATTTGACATATTGTCAGAAAAAGATAGCATGAACGTTGTGATAGAACTTGAGGACCAGCtgtgtataaataaagatttagatattattgacaaaattGTGGATGGTACAACTAGTCCACTATTACCACCTATATCGAAAAAGTTGGACGATGAATGTGATGAGCCAATTATACCTAAAGTCCTTG aAAAGCCAAAGCAGTCTTCTcaaggaaaaatattaataaaggaTCTCAAGAATAGTACTGTTTATAATGAAACAGTTAAAGAGATAGAAGATAAACAAAAAGCAAAAGCTGCAAGAATGGAAGATGGTGAGCTGTCAGATAGTAGTAGCGACGACAACAGGACACCTACTTTAAGTCCTACTCCACCTCAAGGCAGGTCACCGTCGTTCAGTCCAAGTAGAGTAaggataaaaaacaaaatgtttagTCCATCAAGAAGATCAATCTCTTCAAAAACTGATCTTAGATTAGTTttgagagagaaggagaaaaaacg AAGCGTAAAAGACAGAGACAGTAAAAGAAGTAGGAGTTGTCATTCTCAAGACAGAAAAAGATCGAGATCACGAACGCGACAGGATTCACGTCGCAGTAGGAGCGGTGGAAGAGAAAAACAGAGAGGTAGAAGCAGAGAAAGACGTGACAGTGATAAAAGTTATGAAAGACGAGACTCAGGGAAAAGCAGAGAGAGACGCAGACATAGAAGTCGCAGTGAAAACAGAAGTAGAGACAAACATACGCGAGGCCGAAGTAGAAGCAGAGAAAGAAA ggAACGGATAGAGATTGATAAAAAGAAGTTGTTAGAAATTGCTAGGAGGAATGCTATAAACATGATTAAACAAGGAACCCTTCCATTGGCCCAACAAGATAAAGCTATCGCTGCTATACAATCTGGTGGGAAAACAGTGGATGAACTTAcag atttttgtaaatcATTATCAAAATCTGAAGCATTAGGAGAACTATCTAGTATCTCTTCTGAAGGTGAAGAAAGTGAATCTGAAAAGGGTTTTCATCatccttttcttttaaaagaaagacCTAGCtctattataatgaatattagaGTTAGTATAAAT GATGCAAAACAATTACCAACAAAAACGTTCCAAGAAAAAACAGCTGAGACTTCGAATCAGTTACGACTGCAATTTCCTGTTTCTAGTGGACAACATCATAGAAGAAGtg AAAACGAATGGGTGCCTGTTACACCAAAGAAACCAGAACCAAAAAAAGTACCAGCTTCTACGACAAACGAGCCACCAGCAATAATGCCACCACCTCCTGTGTCGGAACAACATCCTCTGCAACCTTTGCAACCTGTTTTCCcctcaataaaaaaa AATGTGGATATTGGTTCCATAGTGTCTGAAAGATTAGCAGCTATGAGAAAATTGACAGAAAATCCAAATGATGTAGGCGCTTTAAATGCAATGCATCGTGCGCAAAACGAG ATGAGAACTTGGGCTGAAAGTAAACAGATACCAGGTCAGTTTACTGGTAGTACAGGAGTTAAAGTACTCACACCTGCTGAACTGTCCTCAGGTTATCAAGCTTGGGCCCGTaag GATCAATTAGTATCGGCACAGCCTGTGTCAGGTGGGATGGGTATGGCATTGCTGCGGAAGATGGGTTGGCGACCGGGTGAGGGTCTAGGAAAAAACAAAGAAGGGGCCTTGGAACCATTGCAACTAGAAGTTAAATTGGACAAGCGAGGATTGGTCTCCGAGCAAGATATCGGACAGAAAATTGGCAAAGCTGTAAAGCCTGTAGTGCCAGCTGTTAAGACATTGGaag GCAAACATCCAGTGTCACTTTTGGGTGAATATTGTTCAAAGAAGAAACTTGGAGCGCCAGTTTACGAGTTATGCTTTGAATGTGGACCAGATCACAGAAAGAATTTTCTCTTCAAA gtAAAAGTAAATGGCATCGAATATAAACCAAGTGTTGCAAGCCCTAATAAAAAACAAGCAAAAGCAGAAGCAGCACAGATATGTCTGCAGAGTTTAGGTTTATTACCTTCTTAA
- the LOC140667557 gene encoding uncharacterized protein isoform X2: protein MTDLFDIANLITAVGVDGVKIKSEPGIPEKSSNEILTELFSTFDAPDDGVGSAENSDQQVPNGNVKSAKLDKLQAKKKKKKHKHKEKKHKKRSKHDSSDSNSDVEGLKKKKKHKKKSKRRRESTESKSSDSGQTKVKLTKLDDDNLGTIRDSESKLFDILSEKDSMNVVIELEDQLCINKDLDIIDKIVDGTTSPLLPPISKKLDDECDEPIIPKVLEKPKQSSQGKILIKDLKNSTVYNETVKEIEDKQKAKAARMEDGELSDSSSDDNRTPTLSPTPPQGRSPSFSPSRVRIKNKMFSPSRRSISSKTDLRLVLREKEKKRSVKDRDSKRSRSCHSQDRKRSRSRTRQDSRRSRSGGREKQRGRSRERRDSDKSYERRDSGKSRERRRHRSRSENRSRDKHTRGRSRSRERKERIEIDKKKLLEIARRNAINMIKQGTLPLAQQDKAIAAIQSGGKTVDELTDFCKSLSKSEALGELSSISSEGEESESEKGFHHPFLLKERPSSIIMNIRDAKQLPTKTFQEKTAETSNQLRLQFPVSSGQHHRRSENEWVPVTPKKPEPKKVPASTTNEPPAIMPPPPVSEQHPLQPLQPVFPSIKKNVDIGSIVSERLAAMRKLTENPNDVGALNAMHRAQNEMRTWAESKQIPGQFTGSTGVKVLTPAELSSGYQAWARKDQLVSAQPVSGGMGMALLRKMGWRPGEGLGKNKEGALEPLQLEVKLDKRGLVSEQDIGQKIGKAVKPVVPAVKTLEGKHPVSLLGEYCSKKKLGAPVYELCFECGPDHRKNFLFKVKVNGIEYKPSVASPNKKQAKAEAAQICLQSLGLLPS, encoded by the exons ATGACAGATTTATTTGACATCGCCAACCTTATTACAGCCGTCGGTGTCGACGGCGTTAAGATCAAGTCAGAGCCTGGAATACCCGAGAAGTCGTCCAACGAGATTCTGACGGAGCTCTTCAGCACTTTCGATGCACCAGACGACGGTGTCGGGTCGGCCGAGAACAGCGATCAGCAAGTACCGAATGGCAACGTCAAGTCTGCCAAGTTGGATAAGCTTCaagcgaaaaagaaaaagaagaaacacaAGCATAAGGAGAAGAAGCACAAGAAGAGATCGAAGCACGACTCCTCGGACAGTAACAGTGATGTAGaag GCctcaagaagaagaagaaacatAAGAAGAAATCCAAACGAAGACGCGAATCTACTGAAAGTAAATCATCAGACTCGGGTCAGACTAaagtcaaactgacaaaatTGGACGATGACAATCTTGGAACTATAAGAGACAGTGAATCAAAGTTATTTGACATATTGTCAGAAAAAGATAGCATGAACGTTGTGATAGAACTTGAGGACCAGCtgtgtataaataaagatttagatattattgacaaaattGTGGATGGTACAACTAGTCCACTATTACCACCTATATCGAAAAAGTTGGACGATGAATGTGATGAGCCAATTATACCTAAAGTCCTTG aAAAGCCAAAGCAGTCTTCTcaaggaaaaatattaataaaggaTCTCAAGAATAGTACTGTTTATAATGAAACAGTTAAAGAGATAGAAGATAAACAAAAAGCAAAAGCTGCAAGAATGGAAGATGGTGAGCTGTCAGATAGTAGTAGCGACGACAACAGGACACCTACTTTAAGTCCTACTCCACCTCAAGGCAGGTCACCGTCGTTCAGTCCAAGTAGAGTAaggataaaaaacaaaatgtttagTCCATCAAGAAGATCAATCTCTTCAAAAACTGATCTTAGATTAGTTttgagagagaaggagaaaaaacg AAGCGTAAAAGACAGAGACAGTAAAAGAAGTAGGAGTTGTCATTCTCAAGACAGAAAAAGATCGAGATCACGAACGCGACAGGATTCACGTCGCAGTAGGAGCGGTGGAAGAGAAAAACAGAGAGGTAGAAGCAGAGAAAGACGTGACAGTGATAAAAGTTATGAAAGACGAGACTCAGGGAAAAGCAGAGAGAGACGCAGACATAGAAGTCGCAGTGAAAACAGAAGTAGAGACAAACATACGCGAGGCCGAAGTAGAAGCAGAGAAAGAAA ggAACGGATAGAGATTGATAAAAAGAAGTTGTTAGAAATTGCTAGGAGGAATGCTATAAACATGATTAAACAAGGAACCCTTCCATTGGCCCAACAAGATAAAGCTATCGCTGCTATACAATCTGGTGGGAAAACAGTGGATGAACTTAcag atttttgtaaatcATTATCAAAATCTGAAGCATTAGGAGAACTATCTAGTATCTCTTCTGAAGGTGAAGAAAGTGAATCTGAAAAGGGTTTTCATCatccttttcttttaaaagaaagacCTAGCtctattataatgaatattaga GATGCAAAACAATTACCAACAAAAACGTTCCAAGAAAAAACAGCTGAGACTTCGAATCAGTTACGACTGCAATTTCCTGTTTCTAGTGGACAACATCATAGAAGAAGtg AAAACGAATGGGTGCCTGTTACACCAAAGAAACCAGAACCAAAAAAAGTACCAGCTTCTACGACAAACGAGCCACCAGCAATAATGCCACCACCTCCTGTGTCGGAACAACATCCTCTGCAACCTTTGCAACCTGTTTTCCcctcaataaaaaaa AATGTGGATATTGGTTCCATAGTGTCTGAAAGATTAGCAGCTATGAGAAAATTGACAGAAAATCCAAATGATGTAGGCGCTTTAAATGCAATGCATCGTGCGCAAAACGAG ATGAGAACTTGGGCTGAAAGTAAACAGATACCAGGTCAGTTTACTGGTAGTACAGGAGTTAAAGTACTCACACCTGCTGAACTGTCCTCAGGTTATCAAGCTTGGGCCCGTaag GATCAATTAGTATCGGCACAGCCTGTGTCAGGTGGGATGGGTATGGCATTGCTGCGGAAGATGGGTTGGCGACCGGGTGAGGGTCTAGGAAAAAACAAAGAAGGGGCCTTGGAACCATTGCAACTAGAAGTTAAATTGGACAAGCGAGGATTGGTCTCCGAGCAAGATATCGGACAGAAAATTGGCAAAGCTGTAAAGCCTGTAGTGCCAGCTGTTAAGACATTGGaag GCAAACATCCAGTGTCACTTTTGGGTGAATATTGTTCAAAGAAGAAACTTGGAGCGCCAGTTTACGAGTTATGCTTTGAATGTGGACCAGATCACAGAAAGAATTTTCTCTTCAAA gtAAAAGTAAATGGCATCGAATATAAACCAAGTGTTGCAAGCCCTAATAAAAAACAAGCAAAAGCAGAAGCAGCACAGATATGTCTGCAGAGTTTAGGTTTATTACCTTCTTAA